The Pseudomonas fluorescens genome includes a window with the following:
- a CDS encoding MBL fold metallo-hydrolase yields the protein MTAFTPLKRLLLATASLAFAAHTWAADLTLDVYNPGAAAIFPVTSVLVSGEREAILVDAQFGKSQAVQVVEKIRASGKQLTTIYISHGDPDYYFGLETLVAAFPEAKVLASAPTVEHITQTMDGKLKYWGPILKTDAPAKAIVPQVLKGDSLTLEGQRLQVVGLDGPQPDRSFVWIPSIKAVVGGVVVAENIHVWMADTQTPQSHKDWLATLANIEKLQPGTVIPGHYLGDSARSLAPVRFTADYIRAFDEETAKAKDSAALIRAMKLRYPDLGEDSSLELSAKVAKGEMRW from the coding sequence ATGACCGCATTCACCCCACTCAAGCGCCTGTTGCTGGCGACCGCCTCGCTGGCGTTCGCCGCACACACCTGGGCTGCGGACCTGACGTTGGACGTCTACAACCCAGGGGCGGCAGCGATTTTTCCGGTGACCTCGGTATTGGTCAGCGGCGAGAGGGAGGCGATCCTGGTAGACGCCCAGTTCGGCAAGTCCCAAGCCGTGCAGGTCGTGGAAAAGATCCGCGCCAGCGGCAAACAACTGACCACGATCTACATCAGCCATGGCGATCCAGACTACTATTTTGGTCTGGAAACCCTGGTTGCCGCGTTTCCTGAGGCCAAGGTGCTGGCGTCCGCACCGACTGTCGAGCACATCACGCAGACCATGGATGGCAAGCTGAAATATTGGGGGCCGATCCTGAAGACCGATGCCCCGGCCAAAGCCATCGTGCCCCAGGTGCTCAAGGGCGACAGCCTGACCCTGGAAGGCCAGCGCTTGCAGGTCGTCGGCCTCGATGGCCCACAGCCGGACCGCAGTTTCGTGTGGATTCCGTCGATCAAGGCGGTGGTTGGTGGTGTCGTGGTGGCCGAGAACATTCATGTGTGGATGGCTGACACCCAGACGCCGCAGTCTCACAAGGATTGGCTGGCGACCCTCGCCAACATTGAAAAACTGCAACCGGGTACGGTGATTCCAGGTCACTACTTGGGTGACAGCGCCCGTTCCCTGGCCCCGGTGCGCTTCACTGCCGATTACATCAGGGCTTTCGACGAAGAAACCGCCAAGGCCAAGGATTCCGCCGCGCTGATCCGTGCCATGAAACTACGCTATCCGGACCTGGGTGAAGACAGCTCCCTGGAACTCAGCGCCAAGGTTGCCAAGGGCGAAATGAGGTGGTGA
- a CDS encoding NAD(P)-dependent oxidoreductase — MSKIAIIGATGRAGSQLLEEALRRGHSVTAIARNTAKIGERAGVVSKQLDVLDSEALTAAVTDHDVVISATHFATVPADKVIAPLKAAGVKRLLVVGGAGSLLLPDNSRVIDSDGFPEEYLAEASAGALFLDVLCQEQDLDWTFLSPSAEFVETERTEQFRLGKDHLLFDAAGRSWISFADYAIAMIDEVETPQFSRTRFTVGY; from the coding sequence ATGAGCAAAATCGCAATCATCGGAGCCACTGGTCGCGCCGGCAGCCAATTGCTGGAAGAAGCCCTGCGCCGTGGTCACAGCGTGACGGCCATTGCCCGCAACACCGCGAAAATCGGTGAAAGGGCTGGTGTGGTCAGCAAGCAACTGGATGTATTGGACAGCGAGGCGTTGACGGCGGCGGTGACCGATCACGATGTGGTGATCAGCGCGACCCACTTTGCCACCGTGCCGGCAGACAAGGTCATCGCGCCGCTGAAAGCCGCTGGGGTCAAGCGTTTGCTGGTCGTCGGTGGGGCGGGTTCGTTGTTGCTGCCGGATAACAGCCGTGTGATCGATAGCGATGGCTTCCCGGAGGAATACCTGGCCGAAGCCAGTGCCGGAGCATTGTTCCTGGACGTACTGTGCCAGGAGCAGGACCTGGACTGGACCTTCCTTTCGCCTTCGGCGGAGTTCGTCGAAACCGAGCGCACGGAGCAGTTCCGTCTCGGCAAGGATCACTTGCTGTTCGACGCCGCCGGCCGCAGTTGGATCAGCTTTGCCGACTACGCCATCGCGATGATCGATGAAGTGGAAACACCGCAGTTTTCGCGCACACGGTTTACCGTCGGGTATTGA
- a CDS encoding GlpM family protein: MFKAALGAAVVVILAMLAKTRNYYIAGLVPLFPTFALIAHYIVGKGRSVDDLKTTIVFGMWSIIPYFVYLVTLYVMVDRMRLEASLAVAAVAWLMAATVLVSVWVRVHG; the protein is encoded by the coding sequence ATTTTCAAGGCAGCGCTCGGTGCAGCGGTGGTGGTCATCCTGGCAATGCTGGCCAAGACCAGGAACTATTACATCGCCGGGCTCGTGCCACTGTTCCCGACCTTCGCCCTGATTGCCCATTACATCGTCGGCAAGGGCCGTTCGGTGGATGACCTGAAGACCACCATCGTGTTTGGGATGTGGTCGATCATTCCGTACTTTGTCTACCTGGTGACGCTGTATGTGATGGTCGACCGCATGCGCCTGGAGGCGTCCCTGGCCGTGGCGGCGGTGGCGTGGTTGATGGCCGCGACGGTGCTGGTCAGCGTCTGGGTGAGAGTCCATGGCTAA
- a CDS encoding sigma-54-dependent transcriptional regulator, translated as MNNDLSVLIVEDDPHVLLGCKQALTLEDIPCIGVGSAEEALERVDDNFAGIVISDIRLPGIDGLELLTRLKARDRSLPVVLITGHGDISMAVGAMQKGAYDFMEKPFSPERLVDVARRALEQRSLAREVSSLRRQLAERDSLEGRIIGRSPAMQHLRALIANVADTSANVLIEGETGTGKELVARCLHDFSRRHDKQFVALNCGGLPENLFESEIFGHEANAFTGAGKRRIGKIEHADGGTLFLDEVESMPLPLQIKLLRVLQERTLERLGSNQSVAVDCRVIAATKSDLDEMGRTGQFRSDLYYRLNVVTLELPPLRERREDILQLFEHFLQQSSLRFDRTVPELDNQTLSNLMSHDWPGNVRELRNVAERYALGLPAFKRSGASGGNQGLAFAEAVEAFERNLLVDALQRSGGNLTQASQELGMAKTTLFDKVKKYGLSH; from the coding sequence ATGAACAACGACCTGAGCGTATTGATCGTCGAAGACGACCCCCATGTCCTGCTGGGCTGCAAGCAGGCACTGACCCTGGAAGACATTCCCTGCATCGGCGTGGGCAGCGCCGAAGAGGCCCTGGAGCGCGTCGACGATAACTTTGCCGGCATCGTCATCAGCGACATTCGCCTGCCGGGCATCGATGGCCTGGAACTGCTGACCCGACTCAAGGCGCGGGACCGCAGCTTGCCGGTGGTGCTGATCACTGGCCACGGCGACATCTCCATGGCCGTCGGCGCCATGCAAAAAGGTGCCTATGACTTCATGGAGAAGCCCTTCTCCCCTGAACGCCTGGTGGACGTCGCCCGCCGTGCCCTGGAGCAGCGCAGCCTCGCCCGGGAAGTGTCGTCGCTGCGTCGGCAATTGGCCGAACGCGATTCCCTGGAAGGCCGGATCATCGGCCGCTCGCCCGCCATGCAGCACCTGCGCGCGCTGATCGCCAACGTCGCCGACACCTCGGCCAACGTGCTGATCGAAGGTGAAACCGGTACTGGCAAGGAATTGGTCGCCCGTTGCCTGCATGACTTCAGCCGACGCCACGACAAGCAGTTCGTCGCACTGAACTGCGGCGGCCTGCCAGAGAACCTGTTCGAAAGCGAGATTTTCGGCCACGAGGCCAATGCCTTTACCGGTGCCGGCAAACGCCGGATCGGCAAGATCGAGCACGCCGATGGCGGCACGTTGTTTCTCGACGAAGTGGAAAGCATGCCCCTGCCGTTGCAGATCAAGTTGCTGCGCGTGTTGCAGGAACGCACCCTAGAGCGCCTGGGTTCGAACCAGAGCGTGGCCGTGGATTGCCGGGTGATCGCCGCCACCAAGTCCGACCTGGACGAAATGGGCCGGACCGGGCAGTTCCGCAGCGACTTGTATTACCGCCTCAACGTGGTGACCCTGGAACTGCCGCCCTTGCGCGAGCGACGCGAAGACATCCTGCAACTGTTCGAGCATTTTCTCCAGCAGTCGTCCCTGCGCTTCGACCGCACGGTGCCGGAGCTGGACAACCAGACCCTGTCGAACCTGATGAGCCACGACTGGCCGGGCAACGTACGCGAACTGCGCAACGTCGCCGAGCGTTACGCCCTGGGCCTGCCGGCGTTCAAGCGCTCCGGTGCCAGCGGCGGCAACCAGGGCCTGGCTTTCGCCGAAGCAGTCGAAGCCTTCGAGCGCAACCTGCTGGTGGACGCCCTGCAACGCAGCGGCGGCAACCTGACCCAGGCCAGCCAGGAGCTGGGCATGGCCAAGACCACGCTGTTCGACAAAGTCAAAAAATATGGCTTGAGCCATTAA
- a CDS encoding sensor histidine kinase, translated as MKCDPTLYRAAPPSLAVKPRLIRHLFLPPLVIALMIGLGYLGFWISEHYGVRGLAENGERQLELHARAVESEISKYTYLPSLLELESSVSQLLDDPTPEHRKIVNEYLEGLNRRSRSRAIYVMDTTGRVMATSNWRDVDSYLGEDLSFRAYFQNAVRGQPGRFYGIGSTNGEPGYYLAHGLEQQGKIIGVAVVKVRLEALEERWQRARLEAFVSDENGIIILSSDPARRLKSVRPLSDDTKERLARSLQYYWFPLNELVPLARERLAEGMEKLTFPANSELVSDERAISYLSQTRPLSDTPWNFTLLTPLEDLRRQAINQGILVAVAFALVAFLLIAWNERRKVIATRLAAREALQQANNQLERRITERTTDLRASNERLKGQIRERRQAEETLRRAQDELVQAGKLAAIGQMSTSIAHELNQPLAALRTLSGNTVRFLERGQLDIASANLKTINDLIDRMGRITASLRSFARRGDDQGQASLGNGVEAALQLLGARLESLNIQIHSSFDDVQVQIDQTRLEQILVNLIGNALDAMQTQPEPQLWLEGQAGDGKYRLRVRDNGHGIDPEARKHLFEPFFTTKPGEQGLGLGLTLSASLAAATGGYLGVEHPVEGSGTTFVLSLPLVSLLPAEPL; from the coding sequence ATGAAATGCGACCCCACCCTCTATCGCGCCGCGCCGCCATCACTCGCCGTGAAACCCCGCCTGATCCGCCATCTGTTCCTGCCGCCACTGGTCATTGCCCTGATGATCGGCCTGGGTTACCTCGGCTTCTGGATCAGCGAGCACTATGGCGTACGTGGCCTCGCCGAGAATGGCGAGCGCCAGTTGGAACTGCACGCCCGTGCGGTCGAGAGCGAGATCAGCAAGTACACCTACCTGCCCAGCCTGCTGGAGCTTGAGTCAAGTGTCTCGCAACTGCTCGACGACCCGACACCCGAGCACCGCAAGATCGTCAATGAATACCTCGAAGGCCTGAACCGTCGCAGCCGCAGCCGGGCCATCTACGTGATGGACACCACCGGCCGGGTGATGGCCACCAGCAACTGGCGCGATGTCGACAGTTACCTGGGCGAAGACCTGTCCTTCCGTGCCTACTTCCAGAATGCCGTGCGCGGCCAGCCGGGGCGCTTCTACGGAATCGGCAGTACCAACGGCGAACCCGGCTACTACCTGGCCCATGGCCTGGAACAACAAGGCAAGATCATCGGCGTCGCCGTGGTCAAGGTACGCCTCGAAGCCCTTGAGGAACGCTGGCAGCGTGCGCGGCTGGAGGCGTTCGTCAGTGATGAGAACGGCATCATTATCCTGTCCAGCGACCCGGCGCGACGGCTCAAGTCGGTTCGCCCCCTGAGCGACGACACCAAGGAACGCCTGGCCCGCAGCCTGCAGTACTACTGGTTCCCGCTCAATGAACTGGTGCCCCTGGCCCGGGAACGCCTAGCCGAAGGCATGGAGAAGCTGACATTCCCGGCCAACAGCGAACTGGTGTCCGACGAGCGCGCCATCAGCTACTTGTCGCAGACCCGGCCCTTGAGCGATACACCATGGAATTTCACCCTGCTGACCCCACTTGAAGACCTGCGTCGCCAGGCGATCAACCAAGGCATCCTGGTGGCCGTGGCCTTCGCCCTGGTGGCATTCCTGTTGATCGCCTGGAACGAACGGCGCAAGGTCATCGCCACCCGTCTCGCAGCCCGGGAAGCCTTGCAGCAAGCCAACAACCAGCTCGAGCGTCGGATTACCGAACGCACCACCGACCTGCGCGCCAGCAACGAACGACTCAAGGGCCAGATCCGCGAGCGGCGACAGGCCGAAGAGACCTTGCGCCGGGCCCAGGACGAATTGGTCCAGGCCGGAAAACTGGCTGCCATCGGCCAGATGTCCACCAGCATCGCCCACGAACTCAACCAGCCGCTGGCGGCACTGCGCACCTTGTCCGGCAACACCGTGCGCTTCCTGGAACGCGGCCAGCTGGATATCGCCAGCGCCAACCTCAAGACCATCAACGATTTGATCGACCGCATGGGCCGGATCACCGCCAGCCTGCGCTCCTTTGCCCGGCGTGGGGACGACCAGGGCCAGGCCAGCCTCGGCAATGGAGTCGAGGCCGCGCTGCAACTGCTGGGCGCTCGTCTTGAAAGCTTGAACATCCAGATTCATTCCAGCTTCGACGACGTCCAGGTGCAAATTGACCAGACGCGCCTGGAGCAGATCCTGGTGAACCTGATCGGCAATGCCCTGGACGCCATGCAGACGCAACCCGAACCACAGCTCTGGCTCGAAGGCCAGGCCGGCGATGGCAAGTATCGCCTGCGCGTGCGGGATAACGGCCATGGCATTGACCCAGAAGCACGCAAGCATCTGTTCGAACCCTTCTTCACCACCAAACCCGGCGAACAAGGCCTGGGCCTGGGCCTGACGCTTTCCGCCAGCCTGGCCGCCGCCACGGGTGGCTACCTGGGCGTCGAACACCCGGTCGAGGGCAGTGGAACCACGTTTGTCCTCAGTTTACCGTTGGTAAGCCTTTTACCTGCCGAGCCGCTATGA
- a CDS encoding amino acid ABC transporter ATP-binding protein, which yields MISIKNINKWYGDFQVLTNCSTEVSKGEVVVVCGPSGSGKSTLIKCVNALEPFQKGDIVVDGTSIADPKTNLPKLRSRVGMVFQHFELFPHLTITENLTIAQIKVLGRSKEEATKKGLQLLERVGLSAHAHKHPGQLSGGQQQRVAIARALAMDPVVMLFDEPTSALDPEMVNEVLDVMVQLAHEGMTMMCVTHEMGFARKVANRVIFMDQGQIIEDCKKEEFFGDISARSERAQHFLEKILQH from the coding sequence ATGATCTCTATCAAGAACATCAACAAGTGGTATGGGGACTTCCAGGTACTGACCAATTGCAGCACCGAGGTCAGCAAAGGTGAGGTGGTGGTGGTGTGCGGGCCGTCCGGTTCCGGCAAATCCACGCTGATCAAATGCGTGAACGCCCTGGAACCGTTCCAGAAAGGCGACATCGTGGTCGATGGCACGTCCATCGCCGACCCGAAGACCAACCTGCCGAAACTGCGCTCGCGCGTGGGCATGGTGTTCCAGCATTTCGAACTGTTCCCGCACCTGACCATCACCGAAAACCTGACCATCGCGCAGATCAAGGTGCTGGGCCGCAGCAAGGAAGAGGCCACCAAGAAAGGCTTGCAACTGCTTGAGCGGGTCGGCCTCTCGGCCCACGCCCACAAGCACCCGGGCCAGCTCTCCGGCGGTCAGCAGCAGCGCGTGGCGATTGCCCGTGCCCTGGCGATGGACCCGGTGGTAATGCTGTTCGACGAGCCGACCTCGGCTCTCGACCCGGAAATGGTCAACGAAGTGCTCGACGTGATGGTGCAACTGGCCCACGAAGGCATGACCATGATGTGCGTGACCCACGAAATGGGCTTCGCCCGCAAAGTGGCGAACCGGGTGATATTCATGGACCAGGGCCAGATCATCGAAGACTGCAAGAAAGAAGAGTTCTTCGGCGACATCAGCGCCCGTTCCGAACGCGCGCAGCATTTCCTCGAGAAAATCCTGCAGCACTAA
- a CDS encoding amino acid ABC transporter permease has translation MEFDFTGIIPAIPGLWNGMVMTLKLMALGVVGGIILGTILALMRLSHNKLVSNIAGAYVNYFRSIPLLLVITWFYLAVPFVLRWITGEDTPIGAFGSCIVAFMMFEAAYFCEIVRAGVQSIPKGQMGAAQALGMNYGQTMRLIILPQAFRKMTPLLLQQSIILFQDTSLVYTVGLVDFLNASRASGDIIGRSNEFLIIAGLVYFTVSFAASQLVKRLQKRFAV, from the coding sequence ATGGAATTCGACTTCACTGGCATCATCCCGGCCATTCCCGGTTTGTGGAACGGCATGGTGATGACCCTCAAGCTGATGGCCTTGGGCGTGGTCGGCGGGATCATCCTCGGCACGATCCTGGCGCTGATGCGCCTGTCCCATAACAAGCTGGTCTCCAATATCGCTGGCGCCTACGTCAACTATTTCCGCTCGATCCCGCTGCTGCTGGTGATCACCTGGTTCTACCTGGCGGTACCGTTCGTGCTGCGCTGGATCACCGGCGAAGATACGCCGATCGGGGCATTCGGTTCCTGCATCGTGGCGTTCATGATGTTCGAAGCGGCGTACTTCTGCGAAATCGTCCGGGCTGGCGTGCAGTCGATTCCCAAGGGCCAGATGGGGGCCGCCCAGGCACTGGGGATGAATTACGGCCAGACCATGCGCCTGATCATCCTGCCCCAGGCGTTTCGCAAGATGACCCCGCTGCTGTTGCAACAAAGCATCATCCTGTTTCAGGACACCTCGTTGGTCTACACGGTCGGCCTGGTGGACTTCCTCAATGCTTCGCGGGCCAGTGGCGACATCATCGGCCGCTCCAATGAGTTCCTGATCATCGCAGGTCTCGTGTACTTCACCGTCAGCTTTGCCGCCTCGCAGCTGGTCAAGCGTCTGCAAAAAAGGTTCGCCGTATGA
- a CDS encoding amino acid ABC transporter permease: MNYNWDWGVFFKSTGVGSETYLDWYVSGLGWTIAIAIVAWIIALLLGSILGVMRTVPNRLVSGIATCYVELFRNVPLLVQLFIWYFLVPDLLPADMQEWYKQDLNPTTSAYLSVVVCLGLFTAARVCEQVRTGIQALPRGQESAARAMGFKLPQIYWNVLLPQAYRIIIPPLTSEFLNVFKNSSVASLIGLMELLAQTKQTAEFSANLFEAFTLATLIYFTLNMSLMLLMRMVEKKVAVPGLISVGGK; encoded by the coding sequence ATGAATTACAACTGGGACTGGGGCGTGTTCTTCAAGTCTACCGGCGTGGGCAGCGAGACCTATCTCGACTGGTACGTGTCCGGCTTGGGCTGGACCATCGCCATCGCCATCGTAGCCTGGATCATCGCCCTGCTGCTCGGCTCGATACTAGGCGTCATGCGTACCGTGCCGAACCGGCTCGTATCGGGTATCGCCACGTGCTATGTGGAGCTTTTCCGTAATGTGCCGCTGCTGGTTCAGCTGTTCATCTGGTACTTCCTGGTGCCGGACCTGCTGCCCGCCGATATGCAGGAGTGGTACAAGCAGGACCTGAACCCAACCACCTCGGCCTACCTGAGCGTCGTCGTGTGCCTGGGCCTGTTCACCGCCGCCCGTGTTTGCGAACAGGTGCGTACCGGTATCCAGGCGCTGCCGCGCGGCCAGGAATCCGCCGCCCGTGCCATGGGCTTCAAGCTGCCGCAGATCTACTGGAACGTGCTGCTGCCCCAGGCCTACCGGATCATCATTCCGCCGCTTACCTCGGAATTCCTCAACGTCTTCAAGAACTCCTCCGTGGCCTCGCTGATCGGCCTGATGGAGTTGCTCGCGCAGACCAAGCAGACCGCCGAGTTCTCCGCCAACCTGTTCGAAGCCTTTACCCTGGCCACGCTGATCTATTTCACCCTGAACATGAGCCTGATGCTGCTCATGCGCATGGTCGAGAAGAAAGTCGCGGTGCCCGGCCTGATCTCCGTGGGGGGTAAATAA
- a CDS encoding glutamate/aspartate ABC transporter substrate-binding protein translates to MRIVPHLLGAAMAAALISTPVFAAELTGTLKKIKESGVITLGHRDASIPFSYIADASGKPVGYSHDIQMKVVEALKKDLDLPNLQIKYNLVTSQTRIPLVQNGTVDLECGSTTNNVERQQQVDFSVGIFEIGTKLLSKKDSKYKDFDDLKGKNVVTTAGTTSERILKAMNADKQMGMNVISAKDHGESFQMLESGRAVAFMMDDALLAGEAAKAKKADDWAVTGTPQSYEIYGCMMRKGDEPFKKAVDDAIKATYASGEINKIYEKWFMQPIPPKGLNLNFPMSDELKALIAKPTDKAADDKKS, encoded by the coding sequence ATGCGTATCGTTCCCCATCTCCTGGGCGCAGCCATGGCTGCCGCTCTGATCAGCACCCCGGTTTTCGCAGCCGAACTGACCGGCACGCTGAAAAAGATCAAAGAGTCCGGCGTTATCACGCTTGGCCATCGCGACGCTTCCATTCCGTTTTCCTACATCGCGGACGCTTCCGGCAAACCGGTTGGCTACTCCCACGATATCCAGATGAAAGTCGTCGAAGCACTGAAAAAAGACTTGGACCTGCCCAACCTGCAGATCAAATACAACCTGGTCACCTCGCAAACCCGTATCCCACTGGTGCAGAACGGCACCGTGGACCTGGAATGCGGCTCCACCACCAACAACGTCGAGCGTCAGCAGCAGGTTGACTTCTCCGTTGGCATTTTCGAGATCGGCACCAAGCTGCTCTCCAAGAAAGATTCCAAGTACAAGGATTTCGATGACCTCAAGGGCAAGAACGTCGTGACCACCGCCGGCACCACGTCCGAGCGCATCCTCAAGGCGATGAACGCCGACAAGCAGATGGGCATGAACGTCATCTCCGCCAAGGACCATGGCGAATCCTTCCAGATGCTGGAATCGGGTCGTGCCGTCGCGTTCATGATGGACGACGCCCTGCTGGCTGGCGAAGCCGCCAAGGCCAAGAAAGCCGATGACTGGGCCGTGACCGGCACCCCACAGTCCTACGAAATCTATGGCTGCATGATGCGCAAGGGCGACGAGCCGTTCAAAAAGGCTGTCGATGACGCCATCAAGGCCACCTACGCTTCGGGCGAGATCAACAAGATCTACGAAAAATGGTTCATGCAACCTATCCCGCCAAAAGGCCTGAACCTGAACTTCCCGATGAGCGACGAACTCAAGGCACTGATCGCCAAGCCGACCGATAAAGCGGCTGACGACAAGAAATCCTGA